DNA from Sorex araneus isolate mSorAra2 chromosome 6, mSorAra2.pri, whole genome shotgun sequence:
aggaatggcccccaaacaaaccaagagataaacaaatggctgTGGTCAGCTctctagacttaaaaaaaaaaattgttatcttAGAGGTGATAAGACTaggtatgtggggctggagagatagtacagtgggtagggtgtttgccctacatgtggccaacctgggttcgattcccagcatcctatatggtcccctgaacactgtcagaagtaatttctgagtgcaaagccaggagtaactcctgtgcatcgctaggtgtgacccaaaaagccagagcaatagtacaacaggtagggtgtgaGGCCGACCCCAGAtaaatcctggcatcccatgtggtccactgagcctgctaggagttagtactgagtgaagaaccaggagcaacgcctgagtactgccaggatagccccccaaattaaacaaagaaacaaatttgtttgtttgtttgtttttgggtgacacctggctatctacagggattactcctggtggtggtggggggaccacatgagatgctgggaatcgaacccgggtggccgcaagcaaggcaaatgctctacccgctgtgctattgctccagccacaaacaaatataaaaaggcaaaaaaatccCTTTCCATTCTATGATCTCAATTCTAGCACCtgctctctcactccctctccctctgcctctctccctcctccccccacccctccaagcaGCTCTAATGAAATTTCTTCCAGCCTAGCAGGAAGCTGCACATTTCCCACTTTGGAACTCTCAGGGTCCTCCATCCTGCTTTCTGACCACAGCACTCAGTCTCTGCAGCCTCCTCTCACTCCCTGCGAGCATCCCTCCGAGGTAACGCCAGATCCTGAccaccttccctccccaggctgcctctCAGTCCAGGTACCCCTCTTCTCCCAGCATTATTACTGAGGAGGCACCCCATTCTGCTTTTTTTTAGATCTCAGTCCCCCTGCTTTTGACCTATGACCCAGGACACATTTGTAATTTTCATGACTCCTGTTTCCTGGTGCCTGTGGACTTTTCTCACCCCTCTGCAGAGCAGGAAGCTTAGGAGGTTGGCTGGGCCAGGCACTGCCTCAGCTGTTCTCTTTTCCACGTCTGCAGCTCTGAAGTTTTAGGACTCTAATACTTGGCAACACTGTGCCTCTGGGCCCGTTGTTGGTCCTCCTATTTCTGAGAggtcccagccctccctcccagaACACAGACCCGACTCACCTGAGCTGCTGCCAGAGGAAACATGAAAACAATTGTAGGTACTCTTCCCCTTTTTTggatttccaagaaaaaaattattatggttTTTAGTAACTTTCTGATACACCTCGTATCCTGGAAGCAGtacttccttttcatttctatacTTAGAAAAAGCTTCAATATACACACCCAAGCAAGTTTCAATGATAAACAGTGTCCCAGAAGGCCCACTAAATTGTAGAGCTATTTCCTTACTCAAAGATGTTGAGGTGAATTGCCCAAGACGCACAGTACTGCTCCCGGAGTACTGAAACTTGATGGGACAACCCCTATAAACCTTGTAACACTTCCCTCTACTAAGAAGCTGAAGAGCTCTTGTCAAATAATAATGGAAGGCTTTGAAGTGAAAGCTCTTTGGATTTTGCCCGAATTCTCTGACAGCTTTGTTAAAGTCTACTGCAATCTCCCCAGTATAGGCCACTAGGGCTATTCCATAGGCATCCCGGAATGATTTTGGAATCATCTCTTTGATCTCTTGGgtgttctttatttccttccagtGTTTCTCTGCATTTTTCCATTCTTCTTGAAATTTTTGATTCATTTTCAGTTCTTCTTCCAACAGCTGGGGTGCGATGTTGTCCATTTGTTGGGTACAGCCTTCATACTGGTCATCAAATGCATTGTAAGCCATGTCTAAAATGCCCAGACACGATGTGGGTTGCTGTTCCAGGCCAGTCACCTGCAAAGGAGTAGGTGTCCCTGGGCCCATTTGCTAAGAAACCAGCAGGTAAAGGTTGAGGCCCAGCCCTGGCATGGACTCCTGGCTCACCAAGAAATGTGCCAAGCTCCGATCACAGGGCCCACAGGTGAACCATGTGTGAGTGCAGGCTGATTGCACTCTAAGCAGTATAAAGGGAAAGGCTCCGGGGCTGGAAATaacttggggatgctcagggcctactgttggcagtgcttggggaccataacaTGCTAGGATTAAAGCCAGGGAGCCAGCACACAAAACATACACTTCAGCACTTTGAATCATCTCCCTGATCCCcacactattaaaaaaattcaggGTGTGGAGAAGCCGGTACGATAGTActgtga
Protein-coding regions in this window:
- the LOC129405914 gene encoding T-cell ecto-ADP-ribosyltransferase 2-like, which translates into the protein MKGSIPITEFSGHQGLRQEVEIALYKEREVRVGPDFHAGISALEEMAALTATVHLVILTACLLQQQMGPGTPTPLQVTGLEQQPTSCLGILDMAYNAFDDQYEGCTQQMDNIAPQLLEEELKMNQKFQEEWKNAEKHWKEIKNTQEIKEMIPKSFRDAYGIALVAYTGEIAVDFNKAVREFGQNPKSFHFKAFHYYLTRALQLLSRGKCYKVYRGCPIKFQYSGSSTVRLGQFTSTSLSKEIALQFSGPSGTLFIIETCLGVYIEAFSKYRNEKEVLLPGYEVYQKVTKNHNNFFLGNPKKGKSTYNCFHVSSGSSSATGIRGSSKVLLLLPGFLLTLLLLQNCDLSVGA